A segment of the Micromonospora sediminicola genome:
GGTTCGCCCGCCGACGGGCCCGGCCGGGGCATCGGCCGCATCGGCGAGCTGCCCGCCCCGACGACGCTCGCCGAGCTGACCCGGCGGGCCGCCGACGTGCTCCCGGTCACCGCCTGGGGCGTTCGCGCCGCGGGCGATCCCGGGCGTATGGTTCGTACCCTCGCCGTCAGCGGTGGCTCGGGGGACAGCTTCCTCGCCGAGGCGACCGCGGCCGGGGTGGACGCGTTCCTCACCGCGGACCTGCGCCACCATCCGGCCGGCGAGCACCTCGCCGCCGGCGGCCCGGCCCTGCTGGACGCCGCCCACTGGGCGACCGAACGACCCTGGCTGGACGACCTGGCCGCCCACCTGCGGGACGAGCTGGGCGTCGAGGCCGTGGTGTCCGACCTGGACACCGACCCGTGGACCGTGCACGCCGCCGCGCCCCGACCGGACGACAAGGAGCCCCGACCGTGAAGGCTGACCCGAAGGTGCAGCGTCGCCTGCTCGACCTGCAGGCGATCGACACCACCCTGGCCCAGCTCGCGCACCGCCGCCGGAGCCTGCCGGAGCGGGCCGAGCTGGAGGCGCTCGCGCGGGAGCTGTCCGCGCTGGAGGACGAGCGGGTCCGCGCCCAGGTGGCCGTCGACGACCTGGACCGGGACATCGCCCGGCTGGAGAAGGACGTCGACCAGGTGCGGGCGCGCAAGAGCAAGGACGAGGCCCGGCTGGCCTCGGGCAGCGGCCCGGCCCGGGAGCTGGAGGCGCTCCAGCACGAGCTGGTCTCGCTCAACCGCCGGCAGAGCGACCTGGAGGACGCCGAGCTGGAGCTGATGGAGCAGCGGGAGACCGCGCAGGGCGTGCTCGACGGCATCGAGGGGCGGATCGCCGACGCCCGGGAGCGCCGGGCCGCGGCCGAGCAGCGCCGCGACGACGCGCTGGCCGAGATCGCCAAGGAGGAGGAGTTCAAGCGCACCTCCCGCCAGCCGCTCGCCGGTGACCTGCCGGCGGACCTGGTCACCCTCTACGACAAGATCCGCGCGGACACCGGGCTGGGCGCGGCGCTGCTCACCGGGGGCCGCTGCGGCGGCTGCCGGCTGGAGCTCTCCGGCGCCGACCTGGCCCGCATCCGCAAGGCCGACCCGGACGACGTGGTCCGCTGCGAGGAGTGCCGCCGGATCATGGTCCGGACGAACGAGTCGGGGCTGTAGTCGCCGTGGCGGTGCGCGCGGTGGTCATCGAGGCCGACGGCGGCTCCCGGGGCAACCCGGGGCCGGCCGGCTACGGCGCGGTGGTCCGGGACCCGGAGACCGGCGAGGTGCTGGCCGAGCGGTCGGCGTCGATCGGCACGGCGACGAACAACGTGGCCGAGTACCGGGGCCTGATCGCCGGGCTGGAGGCCGCCGCCGAGCTGGGCGCGGTCGAGGTCGAGGCGCGGATGGACTCCAAGCTGGTGGTCGAGCAGATGTGCGGCCGCTGGCAGATCAAGCACCCCGGGCTGCGCCCGCTCGCGGCCCAGGCCGCCGGGCTGGTCGGCCGGTTCGCCGCCGTACGCTTCGTCTGGGTGCCCCGCGAGCGCAACCGGCACGCCGACGCCCTGGCCAACGCGGCGATGGACGCGGCGGCCGCCGGCGCGCCGGCCGAGGCCGCGGCGACGCCGCCGCCCGCGGCGACGGTGGCCCGGGCCACCGGCACCGACCCGGCCACCACCCCGGCCTCGTGGGAGCCCCGCGCGACCGAGGAGGGCACCCGGCTGATCCTGGTGCGGCACGGGGAGACCGAGCGCACCGTGCAGAAGCGCTACTCCGGCCGGGGCGACGTGCCGCTGACCGAGCGCGGGCGGGCGCAGGCCGCGGCCACCGCCGCCCGGGTGGCCGAGCTGGCGCCGTCCGTCGCGGCCGTGGTCAGCTCGCCGCTGTCCCGGTGCGTGGCCACCGCCGAGGCGGTCGCCGCGCGGATCGGCGACCCACCGGTACGCACCGACGACGACCTGATCGAGTGCGACTTCGGGATCTGGGAGGGACGCACGTTCGCCGAGGTGCGCCAGGGCTGGCCGGGCGAACTGGACGCGTGGCTCGCCTCGACCCGGGTCGCTCCGCCGCAGGGCGAGTCGTTCACCACCGTCGCCGAGCGGACCGGGCGCGCGGTGGACCGGCTGCGGTCGGCGTACCCGGGGGAGACCGTGGTGGTCGTCTCCCACGTCTCGCCGATCAAGCTGGTGCTGCGCGACGCCCTCGCCGCCGGCGACGCGTTCCTGCACCGGCTCTACCTGGACACCGCGGGCGTCTCGGTCCTCGACCTGTACCCGGACGGCGGCGTCGCGGTCCGCCTCGTCAACGACACCGCGCACCTGCGGAACCTCTGAGCCCCGGGCGGCCGTTCGGCGCACGCCGGCGGCCGCTCGGCGCATCGGCGTCGGTCTGTCGAACGTGACCGCGCTCACAGGGTCGTAGCCTCCGGCCGTCACATGGCCCGCTACGACTGCCCGGAGGGTGTCACATGGCCACACCGGAACCGGAGGCGCTGGACACGGCGCGATCCAGGGCGAAGGACAAGAGTCCCTGGAACTGGTTGCTCTTCATCCCGATCGTGGTGCCGCTGATCCCGGCCTTCTTCAACGCGGACTCGCCCCGGCTGTTCGGGTTCCCGCGCTTCTACTGGCTGCAACTGGCCTGGATCCTGCTGGGCGTCGGCACCACCACGCTGGTCTACCAGATGACCAAGAAGAAGCGGGGTGACCGCTGATGTGGCGCGACCACCTCACCGAGATCATCGTCTTCTCGCTGCTGTTCCTCCTGGTCAGCGCCATGGGTTTCGTGGCGGCCCGGTGGCGGCGACCGCAGGACATGGCCCACCTCGACGAGTGGGGTCTGGGCGGGCGCAGCTTCGGCGGCTGGATCACCTGGTTCCTGGTCGGCGGTGACCTCTACACCGCGTACACGTTCGTGGCGGTGCCGGCGCTGATCTTCGGGGCGGGCGCGGCCGGCTTCTTCGCCGTGCCGTACACGATCGTGATCTATCCGCTGGTGTTCCTGGTGCTCTGCCGGCTCTGGTCGGTCTCGCACCGGCACGGCTTCGTCACCCCGGCCGACTTCGTGCGCAACCGGTTCGGCTCGCCGATCCTGGCGCTGCTGGTGGCGATCACCGGCATCGTCGCCACCATGCCGTACATCGCGCTGCAGCTGGTCGGCATCGAGGCGGTGCTCAAGACCATGGGCGTCACCGGCGACAGCGCGCTGGCCCGGCACCTGCCGATCATCATTGCGTTCGCCATCCTGGCCGCCTACACCTACCAGTCCGGGCTGCGCGCGCCGGCGCTGATCGCCTTCGTCAAGGACTCGCTGATCTACGTGGTGATCCTGGTGGCGGTCGTCTACCTGCCCTACAAGCTGGGCGGGTGGGGCAGCATCTTCGACGCCGCGGACGCCAAGTTCCAGGGCACGGCCAACAATCCCAACGACGGCATCCTGCTCAACGCCAACAATCAGCTCCAGTACGTGACGCTGGCGTTCGGCTCGGCGCTGGCGCTCTTCCTCTACCCGCACAGCATCACCGGCGTGCTGGCCAGCCGGAACCGGGACGTGATCAAGCGGAACATGTCCGCGCTGCCGGCGTACAGCCTGTTGCTCGGGCTGATCGCGCTGCTCGGCTACATGGCCATCGCGGCGAACGTGAAGCCGTTGCCCGGCGCGAAGGAGGGCAGCGTCGACGGCAACACGGTGGTGCCGCTGCTGTTCGACCAGCAGTTCCCGGACTGGTTCGCCGGTGTGGCGTACGCGGCCATCGGCATCGGCGCGCTGGTGCCGGCGGCGATCATGTCGATCGCGGCAGCGAACCTGTTCACCCGCAACATCTACAAGGAGTACCTGAAGCGGGACGCGACGCCGGCCCAGGAGGCCAACGTCTCGAAGATCACCTCGCTGGTGGTGAAGGTCGGCGCGGTGGCCTGCATCGTCTTCCTCGACCCGCAGTTCTCCATCGACCTCCAGCTCATCGGCGGCGTGATCATCCTGCAGACGCTGCCGGCGGTGGCGCTCGGCCTCTACACCCGCTGGTTCCACCGGGGCGCGCTGATCGCCGGCTGGGTGGCCGGCATGGGCCTGGGCATGTGGATGCTCTACCAGATCGGCAACCCGGCGACCGGGAAGAAGCACTTCGCCGGGTCGGCGTTCCCGCTCTCCGAGTTCGGCTTCGACACCAAGAAGACGATCTACGTGGGGATCGTGGCGGTGCTGGTGAACCTGGTGGTGGCCGCGCTGGGCACGCTGGTGCTGCGGGCGGCGAAGGTGGCCGACGGGCCGGACGGCACCACGCCGGACGACTACTTCGCCGACGAGGGGGACCCGCGGGTCACCACCTCCGCCGACAGCGCCGACTCCGCGCGCGAGCCGGTCGCATGAAAGGAGGGGCCCTCTCTTAACGCATTCCGTAGAGGAGGGGGCCCCTCTTAACAACCGCCTCAGCGGCGGCGGTTTCGCGCGTCGAGCGCCTCGTTGAGGCGGTGCAGCAGCTCCGCCAGGGTGTCCCGGTCCGCCTCGGACCAGGAGGCCAGCATCTCGCCGTAGAGCCGGGTGCGGGCGGCCCGCACGGCCGCCATCCGCTGGAGCCCGGCCGCCGTCGCGGAGATCACCGTGCCGCGCCCGTCGGCCGGGTCGGGGGTACGCGCGATCAGGCCGTCGCGCTGGAGCGCGGAGACCTGCCGGGTGACCGTGGACCCGTCCAGGTTGAGCCGGGCGGCCAGCGCCGAGACGTTCTGCGGCCCGGCCTGGTCGAGGTGGCGCAGGATCACGTACGCGGCGCGGTCGAGCAGCCGGTGCTCCATGGTGCCGGTGCCCCGCCGGGTCGCCTCGCCCAGTCGCATCAGCAGCGCGACCTCGGTTTCGATCCGGCCGAGTGTGACCTCTTTCGCGTGGGCGTCGTCGCTCATAGCTGTATGATACAAGAAAATTACCTGTACGATACAGCTATCTGGGGAGGTTGCGGAGTGGATCGCCGATCCGAGCCCAACCGCAGTGCCATCTACGCCACCACGCTCGTGGCGTTCCTCGCCATCGCCGGCATCGCCGTGGTGGACCCGATCCTGCCCGCCATCGGCGAGGCGATCGGCGTCACCGCCTGGCAGGTCGAGCTGCTCTTCACCGCGTACATCGCGGTCATGGCCGTCGGCATGATCCCGGCCACCCTGGCCAGCGGAAAGTTCGGCTTCAAACCGGTGCTGATCACCGGCGTCTCGGTGGTCGGCCTGGCCGCCATTCTCGCCTCGTTCAGCAACGACATCGTCCAGCTCTCCGTGCTGCGCGGCGTCTGGGGCCTGGGCAACGCGATGTTCTTCGCCACCGCCACCGCCATGGTGGTGCTGGTCAACCTCGCCAACGACTGGGAGTGGGTGGTCGGCCTCTTCGAGACCGCGCTCGGCCTCGGCTTCGCCGTCGGCCCGCTCATCGGCGGCCTGCTCGGCGAGGTGAGCTGGCGGCTGCCGTTCTTCGTCTGCGGCGTGTTCATGGTGCTCGCGCTCGGCGTCGCCGCCCGCAAGCTCCGCGAACCCACGAACAAGCAGGCTCCGGTACGCGTGGGCCAGATCTTCGCCACCTACCGCCGGCCGGCGTTCATCACGCTCTGCGTGGTCACCGCCGCGTACAACTTCGTCTTCTTCGTGGTGCTCGGCTACACGCCGCTGTTCCTGCGCCTCGACGTCATCCCGCTGGGCCTGGCGTTCACCGGCTGGGGCCTCGGCCTCGCCGCCGGCATCCTGCTGATCGGGCACCGGCTGGCCCACCGCATCGGCGCGGTGCAAACCGTCGGTGTGGCCATCGTCGGCCTGCTGGCCTGCATGGTGCTGTTCGCCACCTCCACCGGCACCGCCATGTCGCTCGTCGTCCTGGTCGTCGCCGGCCTGTTCATGGGCCTGGCCAACGCCAACCTCACCGACCTGGCGCTCGGCCTCGGCTCCGCCGACCGCCGCATCGCCACCGGCGCGTTCAACCTGGTCCGCTGGGGCGCCGCCGCGCCCGCCCCGATCATCTCCGGCAAGCTGGCCGAACACGGCCTGGCGCTGCCGTTCTGGGTCGGCTTCGGGGTGCTCGCCGTCGGCGTGCTGGTCTACCTCGGCTTCGGCCACCTGATGGCCGCCGGCTACGGCGAGCGGGTGGTGTGGAACCGGGCCGCCCGCACCGCCGAGCACGCCCCGGAGGAGCCGGTGGGGGAGGCGTACTGACCGACCGTCAGGTCAGCGCGCGCCACAGCAGGTAGAGGCCGATGGTCGTGCCGAACAGCACGATGACCGTCTTCAGCACCACCGCCGGAAGCCGGCGGGCCAGCCGGGCGCCCACGTACCCCCCGACCAGGGTGGCCGGCGCGACCACCGCGACGGCCACCCAGTTCACCGGGCCGAACAGGGCGAACACCACCAGCGTGGTCAGCCCCACCACGGCCGACAGCAGGTTCTTCACCGCCGTCACCCGGGCCAGCGTGGCGTCCAGCACCAGGGCCAACCCGGCCACCAGCATCACCCCGAGCGCCGCGCCGAAGTAGCCGCCGTACACCGCGCCGACCGCGACCATGACCTGCACGGTGACCGTACGGCGGCGCGGGCTCAGCTGCGCCGGATGACCCACCAGCCGGCGCAGCGGGTCCTGGAACGCCAGCACCGCCGTCGCGCCCAGCACCAGGAACGGCACCACCAGCTCGAACGCGCGGGCCGGGGTGGCCAGCAGCAGCACGCAACCGACCACCGTGCCCACCGCGGCGGTCGGCAGCAGCGACCACAGGGCCCGCCCGCGCGGCAGGTCCGCCCGGCTGCCCGCCACGCTGGCCAGGTAGCCCGGGAAGACGGACACGGAGTTGGTGACGTTGGCCGGCACCGGCGGCAGGCCGCTCGCGATCAGCGCCGGGAACGTGATCAGCGAGCCGCCGCCGGCGACCGCGTTCACCGTGCCCGCGGCGAGGCCGGCGGCGAGCAGCAGCGCGGCGTCGGAGAGATCCATGATCTCCGAGGCTAGTACGCCCCGGGCCGGGTCGCCTGCCTGGTTCGGGCTCGGGTTGCGCCAGGGTCCCGGCCGGGTCCCGCGGCTGGGTCCCCGGCCCCGCGCTGTCGCCACCTCGGCGAACTCGCGGTCCGCCGTCGCGCCCGGGTCGGAAATGCGCGTGACGGGTGCGTCGTTAGGATGAGAGCGCGACGGACGAGTCGACCGGGCGGTCGCGTCGACGGGCTCCGGCCCGTCGCCGAGGAACGTCCGGACTCCACAGGGCAGGGTGGTTGCTAACGGCAACCCGGGGTGACCCGCGGGACAGTGCCACAGAAAACAGACCGCCGGCCCGTCACGGGACGGTAAGGGTGAAACGGTGGGGTAAGAGCCCACCAGCACCCCGGGTGACCGGGGTGGCTCGGTAAACCCCACCCGGAGCAAGGCCAAGAAAGGGCCGTCACCGCAAGATGACGACCCGCGCAGACGCTTGAGGGCTGCCCGTCCGATGTCTGCGGGTAGGCCGCTGGAGCCTGCCGGCGACGGCAGGCCTAGATGGATGGCCGCCGCCGGCGCGTTCTCGGACGCGCCGGGCACAGAATCCGGCGTACAGGTCGACTCGTCCGTCGCCCACCAGCTCAGAGACCTGATCAAGGCTCCGAGCTGGTTCTATGTCCGGGCGTCGATGGTCGTCGTTGGTCAACTTTGGCTGGCGTTTGACGCCCTGACGACGCCCTGACGCCCTGGAGACGCCCTGAGCGGTGGCTCAGTTGACCTCGTCTCGGCCTGGCTGACTGTGCCGCCGTAGGGCCTCTCCGGGCCGGTGCTTCGGTTGTTCCGGAGTCGGGGGCCGGCGGCGGTGGGGGAGAGCCGTTCACGTCCTGGCGTGGAGCTGGCGCCGTGACCCGGTGACTCGGTGGCAAGCCAGTCCCGGGGTTGGACTGGCGCGGCAGCCGGAAGCCCCGACCACTTGGTTAGATCGCGCTGCCGGCTTCCGTCACGGCCTCGCTGAGACTGGTTCCTTCACCCGAGGGGGCGGTGTCCCGGCGGCTGTCGGTGGCTCACCGCCCCGGCCGCCTACGGCGCCGGGGCGGCTTGCCGCCGGCCGGGCTTGCCGCCCCGCACCGCGCGGAGCGCGGTGCCTTGATCCAATACAGGCTAATTCGGCAATTTACTTCAGCGGCACATGCCGATACATTAACTACTTCCGGGATCGCTCTAACGAAGTAGGCCGAGTGGTTGAAGTCAAGTATGCGGAGTATCGCGATTACCTGCAAAAGCGTCAAGCGGCGAACAGTTCTATCATGGCGCTCTTGGCAGGATCAAAGCTCGCGGGTCATCTACTCTCCCTCACCGCAGGCTCGAATAAGACCTTGTCCGAAATCTTTCCAAGAGTCGATCATATTCGTAGCTTCAATCTGAAAAGCCAAGTGGCAACGGACATCCTCGAAGACGCAGAGCATCACCTGGGCCTGATGGCAGTGCCATACCTGCTCGCCATCCATGAGGATTACCTTAAGGAGTGCCTTTTCCTACTTAGCGATGCAGGACTAATCAGGCGGCGGCAGGCGAGGGACGCCAAGGCGGCGACGGTCCACGCGCTCTTCGAAACCCACTCATCGACCGCCCTGCCCGTTGAGTCAATCGAGCTGTATGACCTAATCAGGCTAATGCGGAACTGCGTAATTCACAGGGGTGGCACCGCTAGCGAGGAGTTGGCTAAGGCGTCGTCTGAGATTTCGCCGTTGGCAGCCACCGCCTGGACAAAAATGACTACGCAGTCTCCGCCGACCTTCGCCAAGCTAGATCGCGTGCGGTTGGGCTACTCAGAGACGGTCGCAACTCTCGCCGTCACGAAGAAAATTGCTCGTGCCGTTAACGGCGGTCTTGCTACCTGTTGCCCTAGGGAGATGTGGCTTGAGCGCCTTCTGGAGGACTATGAGGCTCACGCAAATCGACCGACGACGCCTGATAAGCGGATGAGGCTTGCTCGCGGCATTAGCAACTTTAACTACTTTCCATTGCAATTCAAGGACGTCGAGATCCGAGCTGCATTGAAAGAGCGAGGTCATCTATAAAAGAGGGACACCGCCTAAGCGGTGTCCCTCTTTTCTGTAAAAGCGGGGCTCTTCCAGTTGAGCTACATCCACCAAGGAAGGGTGGCGCTGGGATTCGAACCCAGATCTCCCGTTTTCGTGAAGGCTGGAACTGTGAGTCCCTAGGGCTGCACCCGCCTCCGTGTCGAGGACAGTACCACGGCACAGTATGTGACCACCAGGGTCTAGACACAGGAACCTGCTGTACGGCTAGCCGCGCAACTAGCTTGGCAGGTCTGACCAGCCGATGTCTTCGTTGCTCAGCAGTGTTGCGGTGCCCTGCGGCCGTGCCTGACCCGGCAACGGTGATACCCCAACTGGCCGCCGGCGGGCACCTGGCGGCCGGACAAGATCGCCCGCTGCGGAACTTCTGGCTGACCGAGCCGCAACCGCGTCTGCTGGGATCAGGCGGGGCGACCAGGCGCCGATGTCGTGCCGCTCGAACGCCCTCGGCGTACAGTTCCGCCCTTTCGCGCGTAAGAGCAGGCGAAGGGGGGTGGTCCGAGGTGATCATGCGCCGAATACTTGCGGTCCACCCGGAAGATCCATCAGTCTGTGCGATACGGGGAGCGCGTTCCCTGTGTCTGCTCGTGCACTTGGTCGCCAAGCTGACATCAAGCAGCGGCTGTCGCACGGCACCAAGCTCGTCGGCAACATTGCTCAGGGAGGTTGCAGGTGACAGGGTCGAGTACCGCGCCTCTAGAGGTTAGGGCATGGGGGAGAACCGCAGCGGCAAGCCCGCTCAGGTACCCAGGCGGTAAGGCTGCGCTTGCTGGCCTCTTCAAAGAGCTCATCGGTCGGCTCGGTGCCGACTCCGCCCGTTATGTCGAGCCTTACGCTGGTGGGGCAGGCGCTGGAATCGCTTTGCTGAAGCGTGATGTGGTTCAGGAACTAGTTATCAACGACATCGATCCTGCCGTCTATTGCTTCTGGATTGCGGTTACCTCCAAGCCCCACGATTTCGCCGCTAAAATCTGTGATACGCCGTTGAATGTGGAAGAGTGGCGGAAACAGAAGCAAATCTACCGGGACGCGGACGAAACAGATCCACTGTCGCTGGGCTTCGCTTTCTTCTACCTCAATCGTACTAACCGCTCCGGCATACTTCATGCCGGCCCTATTGGCGGTGTCCATCAGAACGGAAATTACAAAATTGATGCCCGATTCAATCGAGACCAACTTGCTGAGCGGGTAGCTATAATTGGCGGGCTTGCCTCACGCATTACTGTATTTGGTCGCGATGGAATGTCGATTGTGAAGGAGTTTGTTGAGGATGGCTCCACCTTCATTTACGTCGATCCGCCGTATGTCGAAATGGGTGGAAGTCTCTATCTAAATGCGTTTACTCACCGGGATCACTCGGATCTTGCGCAGGTCCTTAATGGTAATCCCGACGGTAACTGGGTAGTAACCTACGACCCATCTGATCTGGTTCGTCAACTGTACAAGGACTGTCATGTCAGGGAGTATCAACTCAGTTATAGCGCTCATCGAGCGGGAAGGGCACGAGAGCTCTTCATCGCCTCGCGCCCTATGGCTCGTCAACTGCTTCCCGTCTAGCGCCGGAGGGTTTAGTGTGTTGACTAGCTTCCCACGATTTCGATCAAGATCGGCTTGATGCGATCCCACGCTTCGTGGGCGTCCACACTTGCGACGAATGAGTCGGGCTCGTGGTTGCTTGCATTTAGGGAAAGAGTGGTCCCGGAATATTGAGCTGCCGGCATTTTGCCTTTGCGATTGACCGCATTTATTAGCGATGTCATTCGCTGATCGGTCTGATACGCAGAAGCTAGCTCCGTCATGCAGAAGCCCAACGTCCTGCCGGTTAGCCGCACATGTCGAACAGTCACGAAGTGGTCCTTTATGGAGCATTCGAGTACAGTGCGTAGCAGATCATGGGCGGCGTTAGGAAAATCTCGGACATCCAGGCGTCGCAACTCCTCAAATCGCCGCCGCAAGCCCGGTGAAGACCCCTTGTACTCGAAGCCTTCCATGTCAAGTCTTGAACGAGTTTCGCCCCGGTTGGGGCCACGCGGGCTTGGCTGCCTTTCTGTTGAACCTGTCTGATTAGCTGGTCCACCCGGCCCTGTCCCCGAGCCCGTCCCACCGCTATGTTCGCCACCAGTCGAGCCAGTTCCGGGTTTGGGACTGCCGCCGATGTTGCGTTCTGACCCATTTGGCGCGTCGGAGCCGGGCTGGAATCCATCAGTTGGCCCGTGCTGCCTTGCCTGAGCTGATTCCTCGACTCCTGTCGCATTTGACGTCCCGGTCTCAAGAACGCCGACAAGTTGGTGCAGGCGCTCTACCAAAATGTCATGTTCCGGTTTGGATGATTTGAGTTCAGGGGACCGAGTATTCAGCCTCTTGGCACGGAATTCTCCTAGTAGGTACATCAGGCCGCGACGCTGCCCCTCAGACAGTTCTTTGTCGGCTAGTAGCCCATCTTTGTTGAAGTTGAGACCAAGGGCCTGCCGGATCTTGGGTAGCTCATAGGCATACTCGAATGAAGCCATCTTCAACTGGCTTGTTTTGACAAAATCTTCGAGGCCTGGATCGTCGAACTTCATGCCGCGAATCAGCTCACGCATCTCACCCATTCGAATGAAGCTGGCGATCGGGGTGGTCCCAATCGGGTAGATTGTACGCAGGTCGTCGACAGAGACTGAGGATGACAATTGGGAATGGTAGAAGACGGCTTGCTGCTCACGCAGCCAAGCTTTTTTCGCATTCCGTGTGTGCAGTCTTGCCAAAAGTGGTTGGGCTGCTTCGCGAGACGGCGCCACCATCACCCGAACTTGTGTCGGCTTGTCGGCGTCGGGATAGCGGCTCAGTAGTCGCTCAACTCGCGGGGCGGACTTCCCGAGCAGCCCAGGGTTTTGAATAGCCTTAAGCGCAGTGATGCGTCGGTTTCCCTCTACAACAACGTGCCGGCCGTTTTCCAGCACTACAACGGGCAAGTCGTTGTCCAAGTAACCGTCGCGGAGAATGTCACGCACCAAGTCTAAGAGATCCTCTGCTTCGACGAGGTAGTTCGCGATCGCAGACTCGTTGATAGTCTCGGCTGGAATTCTGACATTGCGAAGGTCGAGCTCTAGCTCGTAAAGCTCCCGATCCTCGATCGGCCAACGCGTTCCCATTCTCTTGCATCTCCTTACCGACCCCCTCCTGCTGGCCGCCAAAGTTGGCCAGTTATCGATTCGGGGCCTTAGTGCACCAGTTTCGATACCCTAGTCGAACGATGAGGGCTTGACCATCCCGTGCATGGTGCCGGTCCTAGGCGGCCTCACGAAGTGTTACGGCGGGATGGCTGCCGAGTGGGGCGCGCATTATCGCGCACGCAAGGGGGCGCTCCGGCATTTCTGTCCGCTGGCCGACAGAAGCGTGCTCTCCCAAATCTGTCGCATCGCTGGCGGCCTGCGACCTGTCGAGGTGCAGCACTGGAAGTTGAGATGCATGCGAGCCGATGTATGCCTGGGTCGACCCCGCTTGCGAGGAGAGCATGCCTGAATGGGAGTAGCTTATGAGGGGCGCATTGGAGCTGTAAGAAGGTCTAGCGGCTTGGTCGAAGCAATCGGTAGGTTCTGGCCACTGCCTCGACGACTCCGTCCTTGCGGTCGATGCTCTGATGCTCGACCAGAGCCGTGCCGACCTCGACGGCGAAAATGGCCGCAAGCTCTGAGTCTGCGGCGACTTCCCGCGATCTAGCCTCTGCCTGACTGCCTCTGGCTGCACTTCTGCCCTTCGGGCGCAGGCTTGCATAGGTGCCGCGACCGTGCTCTGTGAAGACCAGGGCGGCTTCGCGCAGGACCGCTATGGCTTGGCGGATCGTCCCGCGACTTGCCCTGAACTCGGCAGTGAGGACGCTCTCGGCTGGCAAGAGGGCGCCGGGCGGAATAACCCCACTTTCAATACGTCTCTCCAGCTCAGTGGCGATGACGCGGTAGCGGGGCTGTCCGTAGTGCGGGGTGGGCACTTGCTCACCGTACCTGGCACTTGTCTTACCAAGCGCCAACTAAGAGGCCCTTTTCGACGCCTAGACAACTCATCCACTTGTAGATACGTTTCGTGGTGTGCGGCCAGGGTGACGGCTCGTGTCAGGGGTGGTCTCGTGCTGGCCCTGGCCGCACCTGACGCGCGGCGTCCTGTCGGACCGGTTGCGGTAGCCGCGCGGACAAATTGGCTCGGCGATACCCGACCCGTCCTGGTCGGACGGTGCGTCGTGCCTTCATTCGAGCCGGTGGCCGGCTGCATTTCCCCCGTGGTCGGCCGCCGGCTCTCTTCTACCTGTGGAGGTTCAATGTCCAGCCGTCCTCGACGACGCCGCAGGCTCTCCCTGTGGTGGCCCCGAAGGCGGTACCCGACGCGGTCAGCCAAGGGCAATGTCCCACCGGGTGCATGCCCGGCGGTCCCGATGTCGGCGCGATGGTCGGTCGAGCAGGCACGGGAGTCGTCCGCAGTGCCGCCTACCCCGCCGATCGTGCGAGTCCAGGTCTACCGGGACGGCGTCGGGCGGTGGCCGCGGTGACGCCGACG
Coding sequences within it:
- a CDS encoding sulfite exporter TauE/SafE family protein, with protein sequence MDLSDAALLLAAGLAAGTVNAVAGGGSLITFPALIASGLPPVPANVTNSVSVFPGYLASVAGSRADLPRGRALWSLLPTAAVGTVVGCVLLLATPARAFELVVPFLVLGATAVLAFQDPLRRLVGHPAQLSPRRRTVTVQVMVAVGAVYGGYFGAALGVMLVAGLALVLDATLARVTAVKNLLSAVVGLTTLVVFALFGPVNWVAVAVVAPATLVGGYVGARLARRLPAVVLKTVIVLFGTTIGLYLLWRALT
- a CDS encoding DNA adenine methylase, which codes for MTGSSTAPLEVRAWGRTAAASPLRYPGGKAALAGLFKELIGRLGADSARYVEPYAGGAGAGIALLKRDVVQELVINDIDPAVYCFWIAVTSKPHDFAAKICDTPLNVEEWRKQKQIYRDADETDPLSLGFAFFYLNRTNRSGILHAGPIGGVHQNGNYKIDARFNRDQLAERVAIIGGLASRITVFGRDGMSIVKEFVEDGSTFIYVDPPYVEMGGSLYLNAFTHRDHSDLAQVLNGNPDGNWVVTYDPSDLVRQLYKDCHVREYQLSYSAHRAGRARELFIASRPMARQLLPV
- a CDS encoding GntR family transcriptional regulator; this encodes MPTPHYGQPRYRVIATELERRIESGVIPPGALLPAESVLTAEFRASRGTIRQAIAVLREAALVFTEHGRGTYASLRPKGRSAARGSQAEARSREVAADSELAAIFAVEVGTALVEHQSIDRKDGVVEAVARTYRLLRPSR